A DNA window from Camelina sativa cultivar DH55 chromosome 17, Cs, whole genome shotgun sequence contains the following coding sequences:
- the LOC104759754 gene encoding uncharacterized protein LOC104759754, translating into MIIGQTEECKDSVRAMKKRARQICSVQAISKEEPVNADPITFTTEDAKGIQHPHNDPLVVEVTMSEFDVERVLVDTSNTVNVLFWQMLAKMGMTPEQIKPESRTLTGYDGVAKMLMGDVKLQVHAGGVTRKTKFVVIYAPPIYNAILGSPWIYLMQAVPSTYHLYVKFPTATEI; encoded by the coding sequence AAAAAGCGAGCGCGCCAGATCTGTAGTGTTCAGGCGATCTCCAAAGAAGAACCGGTCAATGCTGACCCCATCACATTCACAACCGAGGACGCCAAAGGAATCCAGCATCCTCATAACGACCCCCTGGTCGTGGAAGTCACAATGAGCGAGTTCGACGTGGAGCGAGTCCTAGTGGATACCAGCAACACGGTCAACGTTCTATTCTGGCAGATGTTGGCGAAAATGGGCATGACACCGGAGCAAATCAAACCAGAGTCCAGGACGCTGACCGGATACGATGGTGTGGCCAAAATGTTAATGGGCGACGTGAAGTTGCAAGTCCACGCTGGCGGAGTAACTCGCAAGACCAAGTTCGTGGTCATATACGCACCGCCAATTTACAACGCCATTTTGGGTTCACCTTGGATCTACTTGATGCAAGCAGTCCCTTCCACCTATCACCTCTACGTTAAATTTCCAACTGCTACTGAGATTTAA